A genome region from Procambarus clarkii isolate CNS0578487 chromosome 78, FALCON_Pclarkii_2.0, whole genome shotgun sequence includes the following:
- the LOC123745919 gene encoding uncharacterized protein: MGEKDMATNHEEDLGMYVTLTNMNIISRYATHLSDKVDVLWHEWTQPHPATLTEPHPATLTEPHPATLTEPHPAAFTKPHPAAFTKPHPAAFTKPHPAAFTKPHPAAFTKPHPAAFAKPHPAAFTKPHPAAFTKPHPATFTKPHPAALTKPHPATLTKPHPAALTKPHPATLTKPHPATLTKPHPATLTEPPLTKPHPATLTKPHPAAFTKPHPAAFTKPHPATLTKPHPATLTEPPLATLTKPHTATLTKPHLATLTKPHTATLTKPHPATLTKPHPATLTKPHPATLTKPYPATLTKPHLATLTKPHTTTLTKPHPATLTKPHPATLTKPYPATLTKPHPATPHRATPRPPHKATPRPPHKATPRHLHQATPRHPSPSHTPPPSQSHTQALSSPGSYRVMV; encoded by the exons ATGGGGGAGAAAGACATGGCCACGAATCATGAGGAAGACTTGGGAATGTACGTAACGCTCACTAACATGAATATCATCAGCAGGTATGCAACACACCTTTCAGACAAGGTGGATGTGCTCTGGCATGAGTGGACACAA CCACACCCCGCCACCCTCACTGAGCCACACCCCGCCACCCTCACTGAGCCACACCCCGCCACCCTCACTGAGCCACACCCCGCCGCCTTCACCAAGCCACACCCCGCCGCCTTCACCAAGCCACACCCCGCCGCCTTCACCAAGCCACACCCCGCCGCCTTCACCAAGCCACACCCCGCCGCCTTCACCAAGCCACACCCCGCCGCCTTCGCCAAGCCACACCCCGCCGCCTTCACCAAGCCACACCCCGCCGCCTTCACCAAGCCACACCCCGCCACCTTCACCAAGCCACACCCCGCCGCCCTCACCAAGCCACACCCCGCCACCCTCACCAAGCCACACCCCGCCGCCCTCACCAAGCCACACCCCGCCACCCTCACCAAGCCACACCCCGCCACCCTCACCAAGCCACACCCCGCCACCCTCACCGAGCCACCCCTCACCAAGCCACACCCCGCCACCCTCACCAAGCCACACCCCGCCGCCTTCACCAAGCCACACCCCGCCGCCTTCACCAAGCCACACCCCGCCACCCTCACCAAGCCACACCCCGCCACCCTCACCGAGCCACCCCTCGCCACCCTCACCAAGCCACACACCGCCACCCTCACCAAGCCACACCTCGCCACCCTCACCAAGCCACACACCGCCACCCTCACCAAGCCACACCCCGCCACCCTCACCAAGCCACACCCCGCCACCCTCACCAAGCCACACCCCGCCACCCTCACCAAGCCTTACCCCGCCACCCTCACCAAGCCACACCTCGCCACCCTCAccaagccacacaccaccaccctcaccaagccACACCCCGCCACCCTCACCAAGCCACACCCCGCCACCCTCACCAAGCCTTACCCCGCCACCCTCACCAAGCCACACCCCGCCACCCCTCACCGAGCCACACCCCGCCCCCCTCACAAAGCCACACCCCGCCCCCCTCACAAAGCCACACCCAGGCACCTTCACCAAGCCACACCCCGCCACCCCTCACCAAGCCACACCCCACCCCCTTCACAAAGCCACACCCAGGCACTCTCATCCCCTGGATCTTATCGAGTTATGGTGTGA